One window of Magallana gigas chromosome 2, xbMagGiga1.1, whole genome shotgun sequence genomic DNA carries:
- the LOC105337653 gene encoding immunoglobulin superfamily member 22: protein MFYLQVKVKVSKLGPDFVTLDWKSLSSDGGSKVTGYVVKQKRGSDGDWEEVATLKAIETSYKVPKLDEDQEYFFSITALNQNGQGETCELDTSVVPKRPPEKPSPPVGPVILSGIQKTSLVLAWKPSKNDGRSPLTAYYIEMRDPNNGSWSAVTKVTPDITSYCFL, encoded by the exons ATGTTCTATCTTCAAGTCAAAGTCAAAGTGTCTAAACTTGGTCCCGATTTTGTGACATTGGATTGGAAATCACTGTCTTCAGATGGAGGCTCCAAGGTGACAGGGTATGTGGTGAAGCAGAAGAGAGGCTCTGATGGTGACTGGGAGGAGGTGGCCACTCTAAAGGCCATTGAGACGTCTTACAAGGTCCCCAAACTTGATGAAGACCAAGAGTATTTCTTTTCTATAACTGCCCTGAACCAGAACGGACAAGGAGAAACCTGTGAACTGGACACGTCTGTTGTTCCAAAGAGACCTCCAG AAAAACCATCGCCACCAGTTGGTCCAGTCATACTCTCAGGCATTCAGAAAACCTCTTTGGTGTTAGCCTGGAAACCCAGCAAGAATGATGGCAGATCTCCTCTAACAGCTTACTATATTGAAATGAGGGACCCTAATAATGGATCCTGGTCTGCAGTCACCAAAGTGACCCCAGACATCACCAGCTACTGTTtcttatga